A stretch of DNA from Oncorhynchus tshawytscha isolate Ot180627B unplaced genomic scaffold, Otsh_v2.0 Un_scaffold_7322_pilon_pilon, whole genome shotgun sequence:
ggtttctgctactagttagtgttagtcccactggtttctgctactagttagtgttagtcccactggtttctgctactagttagtgttagtcccactggtttctgctactagttagtgttagtcccactggtttctgctactagttagtgttagtcccactggtttctgctactagttagtgttagtcccactggtttctgctactagtaaaagtgttagtcccactggtttctgctactagttagtgttagtcccactggtttctgctacagtaaaagtgttagtcccactggtttctgctactagtaaagtgttagtcccactggtttctgctactagttagtgttagtcccactggtttctgctactagttagtgttagtcccactggtttctgctactagttagtgttagtcccactggtttctgctactagtaaaagtgttagtcccactggtttctgctactagttagtgttagtcccactggtttccactagttagtgttagtcccactggtttctgctactagttagtgttagtccaactggtttctgctactagttagtgttagtcccactggtttctgctactagttagtgttagtcccactggtttctgctactagttagtgttagtcccactggtttctgctactagttagtgtagtcccactggtttctgctactagttagtgttagtcccactggtttctgctactagttagtgttagtcccCACTggttagtgttagtcccactggctACTAGTTAGTGTAgctactagttagtgttagtcccactggtttctgctactagttagtgttagtcccactggtttctgctagtaaaagtgttagtcccactggtttctgctactagtaaaagtgttagtcccactggtttctgctactagtaaaagtgttagtcccactggtttctgctactagttagtgttagtcccactggtttctgctactagtaaaagtgttagtcccactggtttctgctactagttagtgttagtcccactggtttctgctactagttagtgttagtcccactggtttctgctactagtaaaagtggtcccactggtttctgctactagtaaaagtgttagtcccactggtttctgctactagtaaaagtgttagtcccactggtttctgctactagtaaaagtgttagtcccactggtttctgctactagtaaaagtgttagtcccactggtttctgctactagtagttagtgttagtcccactggtttctgctactagttagtgttagtcccaaagtgttagtcccactggtttctgctactagttaaAGTGTTAGCTACTagtaaaagtgttagtcccactggtttctgtttctactagtaaaagtgttagtcccactggtttctgctactagttaaaagtgttagtcccactggtttctgctactagtaaaagtgttagtcccactggtttctgctactagtaaaagtgttagtcccactggtttctgctactagttaaaagtgttagtcccactggtttctgctactagttagtgttagtcccactggtttctgctactagtaaaagtgttagtcccactggtttctgctactagtaaaagtgttagtcccactggtttctgctactagtaaaagtgttagtcccactggtttctgctactagtaaaagtgttagtcccactggtttctgctactagtaaaagtgttagtcccactggtgcTACTTAAAAGTGTTAGTCCCTgctactagttagtgttagtcccactggtttctgtaaaagtgttagtcccactggtttctgctactagtgtgttagtcccactggtttctgctactagtaaagtgttagtcccactggtttctgctactagtaaaagtgttagtcccactggtttctgctactagtaaaagttagtcccactggtttctgctactagtaaaagtgttagtcccactggtttctgctactagtaaaagtgttagtcccactggtttctgctactagtaaaagtgttagtcccactggtttctgctactagtccCACTGGTtttagtgttagtcccactggtttctgctactagttagtgttagtcccactggtttctgctactagtaaaagtgttagtcccactggtttctgctactagtaaaagtgttagtcccactggtttctgctactagttagtgttagtcccactggtttctgctactagtaaaagtgttagtcccactggtttctgctactagtaaaagtgttagtcccactggtgtctgctactagtaaaagtgttagacccactggtttctgctactagtaaaAGTGTTAGACCCACTGGTTTCTGCCactagttagtgttagtcccactggtttccgctactagtaaaagtgttagtcccactggtttccgctactagttagtgttagtcccactggattccgctactagttagtgttagtcccactggtttctgctactagtaaagtgttagtcccactggtgcTACTAGTTAGTGaattagtcccactggtttctgctagtTAGTGTTAGTTTCTGctaaagtgttagtcccactggtttctgctactagttagtgttagtcccactggtttctgctactagtaaaagtgttagtcccactggtttctgctactagtaaaagtgttagtcccactggttttgctactagtaaaagtgttagtcccactggtttctgctactagtaaaagtgttagtcccactggtttctgctactagtagtgttagtcccactggtttctgctactagtgtgttagtcccactggtttctgctactagtaaaagtgttagtcccactggtttctgctactagttagtgttagtcccaaaagtgttagtcccactggtttctgctactagtaaaagtgttagtcccactggtttctgctactagtaaaagtgttagtcccactggtttctgctactagtaaaagtgttagtcccactggtttctgctactggtttctgctactaaagtgttagtcccaactagtaaaagtgttagtcccactggtttctgctactagtaaaagtgttagtcccactggtttctgctactagtaaaagtgttagtcccactggtttctgctactagtaaaagtgttagtcccactggtttctgctactagtaaaagtgttagtcccactggtttctgctactagtaaaagtgttagtcccactggtttctgctactagtaaaagtgttagtcccactggtttctgctactagtaaaagtgttagtcccactggtttctgctactagtaaaagtgttagtcccactggtttctgctactagtaaaagtgttagtcccactggtttctgctactaagtgttagtcccactggtttctgctaccagtaaaagtgttagtcccactggtttctgctactagtaaaATGAACCCTTTAACAGTCCTTTGTGGATAGAGTTTGATTGTGTGTCTGTCCCATTTGTCTTTGTGCAGCACCAGCGGCTGGAGAAGGTACCAGCACAGGAGAGATGCCACAGCCACCACGGAAGAAGAGGGCTCGTTGCGACCCAACTGTGGAGAGTGTATGTCCACCTATGGATGCTGTGTATTGTCCCTCACATACAGCAGGCCTGTTCTCTGTGTTGTCCCTCACATACAGCAGGCCTGTTCTCTGTGTTGTCCCTCACATACAGCAGGCCTGTTCTCTGTGTTGTCCCTCACATACAGCAGGCCTGTTCTCTGTGTTGTCCCTCACATACAGCAGGCCTGTTCTCTGTGTTGTCCCTACAGCAGgcctgttctgtgtgttgtacaGCAGGCCTGTTCTCTGTGTTGTCCCTCACATACAGCAGgcctgttctgtgtgttgtgccTCACATACAGCAGgcctgttctgtgtgttgtgccTCACATACAGCAGgcctgttctgtgtgttgtgccTCACATACAGCAGgcctgttctgtgtgttgtgccTCACATACAGCAGGCCTGTCCTCTCATACTTAAACAACGGCTCCAGTTACTTATGTCCTGCAGCAGTCAGCCAATCACAGATGGGAATTGTGTTTTTTAACAAGACCCATGGCTTATTTTTTGACTGGTTTTCCCATCTCTTATTGTAAATGAGTCTGACTGTTCCATTTGGTTTCACTGTAACCAGGAGGAGACGTTCATCAACCGTGTGGAGGTCAAGGTGAAGATTCCTGAGGAGCTGAAGCCGTGGCTGGTGGATGACTGGGACCTTATTACCAGACAGAAGCAGGTGGGGGTCTAGACAGCTGTCTACCAGGCTTGGGCTCAATTCCAATTGAAAATGGTCAATTCAGGAATTTGAATTTTAAACTTAAAAtattgaagaagaaaaaacatttgaaatgaaTAGCGTTTACTTTTAAGTTTATAGAGAAGTAATTGAAActatagtttattttttattattgaattggaatttcagttccTGAATTGGCTGCCGTCACttcaaattgaccccaaccctgctgtcTTACCATGGTCAGAAGATGACAACTATTTAATGGCAAGACAGTCTTTCTCTACAAGTTCATTCTTTACAGGATTTTGTTTGTGTTTTAAGCGTATTTTATGAGGTGCTTGACATATACATTACATTTTTCTTGAATTGTAGCTTTTTCACCTGCCCGCGAGAAAGAATGTGGATAGTGTCTTGGAGGACTATGCAAGCTATAAGAAATCAAGAGGAACTTCAGAAAGCAAGTGAGTAAAAGCACACCCCTCTCGATGCTGCAGTACCAGTGAAGTTACAATGAAGAAGGTCATCTGACTAGAAACCAGACAAGCCTGGCCTGTATCTGCTTATCAAAGTGGACTAGCTGTAATTCGCTTGCTTGGTGAAGTTCAACCCAGGTATCACTCATTCATTCAGCTCTAGTTGTGAACACTCCAGCAGTGCCTGTTGCCTTATATCTCCTGTCCTGGTTCCCCTCAGGGAGTATGCTGTGAACGAGGTGGTGGCAGGGATCAGGGAGTACTTCAACGTCATGCTGGGCACTCAGCTGCTCTATAAGTTTGAGAGGCCCCAGTATGCAGAGATACTGGCGGATCACCCCGACACACCCATGTCCCAGGTCTACGGGGGCCCGCACCTGCTCCGGCTTTTTGGTATGTAGCCCCCCGGGGGGGGGACTGTCTGAATGAGGAGGATCGGAAGTAGCCTCTGGACTGGAACTTTTAACAAATTTCAGTTTGAATCTCAGGAGACTAACGTTGTGGTGATTGAGCTCTTTAGGAGAGGTGAAGACCCAGGGGGAAATAGTTCTCTTTAGGAGAGGTGAAGACCCGTGGGGAAATGGTTCTCTTTTGGAGAGGTGAAGACCCGTGGGGAAATGGTTCTCTTTAGGAGAGGTGAAGACCCAGGGGGAAATAGTTCTCTTTAGGAGAGGTGAAGACCCAGGGGGAAATGGTTCTCTTTAGGAGAGGTGAAGACCCAGGGGGAAATAGTTCTCTTTAGGAGAGGTGAAGACCCAGGGGGAAATAGTTCCTTTAGGGAGGTGAAGACCCAGGGGAAATGGTTCTCTTTAGGAGAGGTGAAGACCCAGAACCCAGGGGGAAATGGTTCTCTTTAGGAGAGGTGAAGACCCAGGTGAAGGGGGAAATGGTTCTCTTTAGGAGAGGTGAAGACTTTAGGAGAGGTGAAAGGGGGAAATAGTTCTCTTTAGGAGAGGTGAAGACCCAGGGGGAAATGGTTCTCTTTAGGAGAGGTGAAGACCCAGACCCAGGTGAAGACCCAGGGGGAAATGGTTCTCTTTAGGAGAGGTGAAGACCCAGGGGGAAATGGTTCTCTTTAGGAGAGGTGAAGACCCAGGGGGAAATGGTTCTCTTTAGGAGAGGTGAAGACCCAGGGGGAAATAGTTCTCTTTAGGAGAGGTGAAGACCCAGGGGGAAAGACCCAGAGAGGTGAAGACCCAGGGGGAAATGGTTCTCTTTAGGAGAGGTGAAGAAGGGGGAAACCCTTTAGGAGAGGTGAAGACCCAGGGGGAAATGGTTCTCTTTAGGAGAGGTGAAGACCCAGGGGGAAATGGTTCTCTTTAGGAGAGGTGAAGACCCAGGGGGAAATGGTTCTCTTTAGGAGAGGTGAAGACCCAGGGGGAAATGGTTCTCTTTAGGAGAGGTGAAGACCCAGGGGGAAATAGTTCTCTTTAGTTATTAGAGCCTTAAGACTGTTTACAGTGCCTTTTGTCTACTCTTCTCCTACCACCGTTCACTGCTCTGTCATTGGTGCACCGTCACAGCACCCACGAAAGCTCATCTTCAGCCGTACTGCTAATGAAGGACACTTTAATAGATTTCATTATCGGCCGTTATCACAGGGATGAAAGTTAACTTTCTGGAGTCAATGGGGTGTAAGagaatgtgtaatgtgtaatacCCAGGGAAGGCCAGAAAGTTAAGCATCTATACCGCCGCCACAAATTGCATCCAGAATCCCATTAGTTAGTTAATTAACATTGAGCGGATCTTTAACTACCGACTGACTATTGGGTTTCTGATCTGAACCGGTGTGATCATCAGATGGACTACGTGCCAGGGACATTTGAGAAAGCGTCTCGTTCCGAGCCAGGTTGAACTGAGATTAGTAGATGAAGAACCATTTAGAAAAGTGTTTGTGTCATCAATGGCTGTGTCAAACACTTGAAGGGCAAACGCCAAGCGTCAATTGGGTGGTGCACTCTGTAAACAAAAACCTGCTTCTATCTCAAGATCATCAGACTGTAAAATAGCCATCATTAGGTCGGATTCCACACGGTTACATAACCCTGCACCTTGGAGGCTGCTgagcctatatacatagacttgaaatcactggccactttaagaatgtttacatatttttgctttgctcatctcatatatactgtattctattctactgtgttttagtctgtgccactctgacattgctcgtcctaatatttatacatttcttaattccattcttttacttttagattagtgtgtattgttagatatgactgcactagaatcacaagcatttctctacacctgcaataacatctgctaaatgtgtgtgtgaccaataacattttattttattttgaaattataaataaaatgaaatCACAATTTATTTAGGAGTGCATTTAACAAAGTCACAACACTCTTCGCAGATTTAAATAAAACTGTATAGCAGTTTCCATGGGAGAGTTTCAGTTAACTGTCATCTGTCCACACCTGCATTGAGACAGTATTTAGTATTTATTCACATATCAGCCAATGCTAATATAGAATCATGTCTGTGTACATATGGTTAAATCTGGTCCCTGACAGTGCTGTTCTTTGTGTTGTGCAGTGAGAATTGGCTCCATGCTTGCCTACACTCCCCTGGATGAGAAAAGCCTGGCTCTGCTGCTCAACTACCTGCAGGATTTTCTCAAGTAAGACGCCTCTCCTTCATCCCCACTCGTGAAATTGAATGTCTGGCTTGGCAGAGCATTCCCTAACCTGGCTGGCCTATCatatttatatattctcatcAGAAGGATTTCACCGTTGAAAACGTAGCCCACTGACCGTGAAATGCTGCTGTCCTAATCTCGCTGTCAGGGCTCGGTCTTGACACTGACAGACTTTGTGATACCACTCTAACAAGAAGTTATCAAGACCATTGGATTCCAGAGTAGGCCTAATCGTACCGCTTATTTCAGTCATCCTGATGAAGCAGTTCCTTTGTTCACTGTTGCTCTGTCATGAATGTTTTCCTTGCAGTGGGCCTAAATGTCTGGCTGTGTATCTGCAGGATACTGTCTGTGTGTACCCTAGAAACCATCTGTGAACGTGGCCATAATCATGATCCTCCTCAACCTGCAACAACCGTAGTAGATTGGGATGGGTTCAAACGGAGGCCACATTCATTTAGCCTTTTCCACGTGTCGCTATTTCCTGTAAACAAATGTGGCCTTAACCATCTGCAGCAATTAGGATATCTGGACCAAGTCTGTTTTAAAGGTCCAAATAGAAATGAGGTTATAAGTTGTTAGGATGATGAGCTGATCTGCTCATTTTTCTGCAGCCTGTAATATTTCTAGACTTCAGAGAGGCCGATCACCTTTTATGAATACAGATGCCAAGTTTTTGACCTCCAATTGCTTGTTCCTCCTGTCTGTCGTAGGTATCTAATGAAGAACTCCTCCCTCTTCAGTGCCAGCGACTACGAGGTGGCGCCCCCAGAGTACCATAGGAAAGCCGTCTGAGAGGAAGGTGCGGGGGGCGATCGACCCATTCGGAAACACCAAGCCTCTTCCAGACTACATGGAACCATCTCAAACCCGTTTGAGTGGAAAGATGGACTGGATTTTTAGTTTTTTTCACTTGAACTATTTCTGGAGGTTCCCTGGAGTCGGTCATGTCTTTTGGAGCAGTGGTAGCTTTTAACGATATAAAGTGTTTGTCTTTCTTTCCCACCGGGTACGTAACACAAGCGAGACAGGCATGTTTTTCCTCCCAATACCGGGGACTTTTTACCATGAACAGCTCTGTAATGTTTCTGTGCATTCCATCAGATCggtttttctgtctctgttttcacCTCAACGACTTTGCATGTGTTGAATTATGGATATTTGATGCCTAACCACAATTTGTGCAAAGCAATCGAGTTGAAATGTCTTTGGTGGGATACATTAGCTGTGTAATGGTTGGCTATCATTTTGTAATAAAGATGTTTCTACACAGGTTCTGTATGGTAAATCTCCTTCATTCTCCCTGACAACCTGTACTCTACAAATACAGAAATAATCCTCATTATTTTGGCATTCATGAGACCGAGATTGAACAATGGCCATTGATTCCCCATTTAGATGGTTTTCACTCAAGTCACATGCACAATCACAGTGAAATGAGTGACTTGCCCTTCTCAACCGTGCATTATTCAGTATCAAAATAGTGtaactggcacctactaccataccctgttcaaagacactaatcttctgtcttgcccattcaccctctgaatggcacacatacacagtccatgtctcaagacttaaatcCATCTtttacctgtctcctctccttcatctacactgatttgaagtggatttaacaggtgacatcaataacggatcatagctttcacctggtcagtctgtcatggaaagagcaggtgttcctaatgttttgtacacatgtaaacagggctgaaaagtgactggtaaCCTGACTCAATACCTATGGTAAtacacatgtaaacagggctgaaaagtgactggtaaCCTGACTCAATACCTATGGTAAtacacatgtaaacagggctgaaaagtgactggtaaCCTGACTCAATACCTATGGTAAtacacatgtaaacagggctgaaaagtgactggtaaCCTGACTCAATACCTATGGTAAtacacatgtaaacagggctgaaaagtgactggtaaCCTGACTCAATACCTATGGTAatacacatgtaagatactatcTATTTCCAGAGTTAACTATATCAATACTTatggtaatatacagttgaagttggaaaaaATGTACAtaaagttgtggccaaaagttttgagaatgacacaaatcttAATTTCcacagtttgctgcttcagtgtctagatacttttgtcagatgttacaatggaatactgaagtataattacaagcatttcataagtgtcaaaggcttttattgccatcatacaaaccgAAGCAGCAGACttaaaatttatatttgtgtcattctcaaaacttttggccacgactgtacacttaggttagagtcattaaaaccagtttttcaaccactacacaaatttcatgttaacaaacttttgtcaagtcgattaggacatctgctttgtgcatgacacaagtaatttttccaacaattgtttacagacagattatttcacttgtaattcactgtatcacaattccaatgggtcagaagtttacatacactaagttgactgtgcctttaaacagcttggaaaattccagaaaattatgtcatggctttagaagcttctgataggctagttgacatcatttgagtcaatcgtaggtgtacctgtggatgtatttgaaggcctgccttcaaactcagtgcctctttgcttgacatcatgagacaatcaaaagaaatcagccaaaaattgtagacttgtagacctccacaagtcttgttcatccttgggagcaatttccaaacgcctgaaggtaccacgttcatctgtacaagtaatagtacgcaagtataaacaccatgggaccacgcagccgtcataccactcaggaaggagacgcgttctgtctcctagaaattaacggactttggtgtgaaaagtgcaaatcaattccaaaacaacagcaaaggaccttgtgaagatgctggaggaaacaggtacaaagtatctatatacacagtaaaaggagtccaatatcaacaaaacctgaaaggccgctcagcgaggaagaagccactcatccaaa
This window harbors:
- the morf4l1 gene encoding mortality factor 4-like protein 1 isoform X2 codes for the protein MAPKQDPKPKFQEGERVLCFHGPLLYEAKAVKTNIKEKQIKYFIHYSGWNKNWDEWVPESRVLKYVDSNLQKQKELQKANQHYDVEGKMRGVAPSKKIAAVQQKNVDLKAKKTKLKTPAAGEGTSTGEMPQPPRKKRARCDPTVESEETFINRVEVKVKIPEELKPWLVDDWDLITRQKQFLNWLPSLQIDPNPAVLPWSEDDNYLMLFHLPARKNVDSVLEDYASYKKSRGTSESKEYAVNEVVAGIREYFNVMLGTQLLYKFERPQYAEILADHPDTPMSQVYGGPHLLRLFVRIGSMLAYTPLDEKSLALLLNYLQDFLKYLMKNSSLFSASDYEVAPPEYHRKAV
- the morf4l1 gene encoding mortality factor 4-like protein 1 isoform X1, whose translation is MAPKQDPKPKFQEGERVLCFHGPLLYEAKAVKTNIKEKQIKYFIHYSGWNKNWDEWVPESRVLKYVDSNLQKQKELQKANQNADDDSKMGEHKKHYDVEGKMRGVAPSKKIAAVQQKNVDLKAKKTKLKTPAAGEGTSTGEMPQPPRKKRARCDPTVESEETFINRVEVKVKIPEELKPWLVDDWDLITRQKQFLNWLPSLQIDPNPAVLPWSEDDNYLMLFHLPARKNVDSVLEDYASYKKSRGTSESKEYAVNEVVAGIREYFNVMLGTQLLYKFERPQYAEILADHPDTPMSQVYGGPHLLRLFVRIGSMLAYTPLDEKSLALLLNYLQDFLKYLMKNSSLFSASDYEVAPPEYHRKAV
- the morf4l1 gene encoding mortality factor 4-like protein 1 isoform X4, whose amino-acid sequence is MAPKQDPKPKFQEGERVLCFHGPLLYEAKAVKTNIKEKQIKYFIHYSGWNKNWDEWVPESRVLKYVDSNLQKQKELQKANQHYDVEGKMRGVAPSKKIAAVQQKNVDLKAKKTKLKTPAAGEGTSTGEMPQPPRKKRARCDPTVESEETFINRVEVKVKIPEELKPWLVDDWDLITRQKQLFHLPARKNVDSVLEDYASYKKSRGTSESKEYAVNEVVAGIREYFNVMLGTQLLYKFERPQYAEILADHPDTPMSQVYGGPHLLRLFVRIGSMLAYTPLDEKSLALLLNYLQDFLKYLMKNSSLFSASDYEVAPPEYHRKAV
- the morf4l1 gene encoding mortality factor 4-like protein 1 isoform X3, which gives rise to MAPKQDPKPKFQEGERVLCFHGPLLYEAKAVKTNIKEKQIKYFIHYSGWNKNWDEWVPESRVLKYVDSNLQKQKELQKANQNADDDSKMGEHKKHYDVEGKMRGVAPSKKIAAVQQKNVDLKAKKTKLKTPAAGEGTSTGEMPQPPRKKRARCDPTVESEETFINRVEVKVKIPEELKPWLVDDWDLITRQKQLFHLPARKNVDSVLEDYASYKKSRGTSESKEYAVNEVVAGIREYFNVMLGTQLLYKFERPQYAEILADHPDTPMSQVYGGPHLLRLFVRIGSMLAYTPLDEKSLALLLNYLQDFLKYLMKNSSLFSASDYEVAPPEYHRKAV